A genomic stretch from Solanum stenotomum isolate F172 chromosome 8, ASM1918654v1, whole genome shotgun sequence includes:
- the LOC125873043 gene encoding uncharacterized protein LOC125873043 isoform X1, with product MASTSKMSSSVEDDDLQEEFEHFDDFTLASSWERFISEIEAVCRQWLADGTKNLLRKGAISLNIAEGLYKVKTDLKYAMKSYCMEYYFGTHNDVGRGNGNDWSCELHNLQLSFGVNEFLVIAPQSASGVVLDGPEASKLLSAVAIALSNCSGFWPAFVPVHDPSRKAYIGIQNMGTLFTRRFEADRIGSQVPVKLMHLEGLYELFVSKFAFSNMDLSMHLFQVNLKMKMTYRTLPYSEDDDVQESEGGFTESGESPKSNHQSRTQWDDNCPWSEWYSAEDPLRGFELLTVWSEKAIESSLEMAELENVSPLEAEKWLISPCLSEILSDGCGGKRIGFASQLLLLIDALHMSLDAKFVEDFISVENPGPENLKSTAVIPPPTVLDRVLKDLFHEVGALQLDFAEGDHENSRTIKGAPLESLFGQFCLHSLWFGDCNIRAIAAFWIEFVREVRWCWEESQPLPRMQASGVVDLSTCLINQKLHMLSICIDKKRQLNQECPKAGENNFFLSAHVKGDSQIQSDISSEDGDTEASFFECDSLSTPDHPNDPESDISSFVHSDAVKLGDPIPKHSACIRRGSAGIVGSMMLLKSYQNMHAPFTQDPPLMTEDMHEERLHAVEALGESFRFSAQLEKDILSSDMSAFKAANPDAVFEDFIRWHSPRDWENDDNMEKVESNTNAVVESTNDWPPRGKLSERMSEHGNSWRKIWNEAPPLPASDQKPLLDPNQEGEKVLHYLETLRPYELLGQMVSTAFKAAADTLNRTSFGGLKQLTTRIGQLYLTMAATLRCLQKNSLSVGTEDIEDLKRLCAIFGHVESLITLAASLHQKFLQAPRLSESIFNDYYNFYLPKMGTVSIGGDEKKDFDKKQEVRQQEREVVASMFTPPTVNQSWRKVLSMGNLLNGHEPTLREIIFSKRDHLSENYYASHAPRGYQQELETYRMYICGTSNDLSVALAVASCD from the exons ATGGCGTCAACTAGCAAAATGTCTAGCTCCGTTGAGGATGACGATCTACAAGAGGAG TTTGAACATTTTGATGATTTTACCCTGGCTTCTTCATGGGAAAG GTTCATATCCGAGATAGAGGCAGTTTGCCGGCAGTGGTTGGCTGATGGCACCAAGAATTTGTTg AGAAAGGGTGCTATCAGTTTGAATATCGCTGAGGGCCTATATAAGGTCAAAACTGACCTGAAGTATGCGATGAAAAGCTATTGCATGGAGTACTATTTTGGAACACACAATGATG TTGGTCGAGGAAACGGAAATGACTGGAGTTGTGAATTGCATAATCTGCAACTGTCTTTTGGAGTGAATGAGTTCCTG GTGATTGCTCCTCAAAGTGCCAGTGGCGTGGTTCTTGATGGACCGGAGGCCAGCAAACTTCTAAGTGCAGTTGCTATTGCATTGTCAAATTGTTCGGG TTTTTGGCCGGCATTTGTTCCAGTGCATGATCCTTCTCGGAAAGCATACATTGGCATCCAGAACATGGGAACCCTCTTCACTAGACGGTTTGAAGCTGATCGTATAGGTAGCCAGGTGCCAGTGAAGCTTATGCATTTGGAGGGATTGTATGAGCTATTTGTTTCTAAATTT GCTTTCTCCAATATGGACCTATCCATGCATCTTTTCCAAGTAAATCTCAAGATGAAGATGACCTATCGTACACTTCCCTACAGTGAGGATGATGATGTACAAGAATCTGAGGGAGGTTTTACCGAATCTGGGGAGAGTCCCAAAAGCAACCATCAGAGTAGAACACAGTGGGATGATAATTGTCCTTGGAGTGAGTGGTACTCTGCTGAGGACCCATTAAGAG GGTTTGAGCTGCTTACAGTATGGTCAGAGAAAGCGATAGAGAGTTCACTTGAAATGGCTGAGCTGGAAAATGTGTCACCTCTTGAGGCTGAGAAGTGGTTAATATCTCCATGTTTATCTGAGATTCT AAGTGATGGTTGTGGCGGAAAGAGAATTGGATTCGCATCACAGTTGCTGCTCTTAATTGACGCTTTGCATATGTCACTGGACGCTAAATTTGTGGAAGATTTTATTTCAG TAGAGAACCCCGGACCTGAGAATTTGAAGTCTACTGCAGTTATACCTCCCCCAACTGTCCTTGATCGAGTTCTTAAAGACCTCTTTCATGAAG TTGGTGCCCTGCAACTTGATTTTGCTGAAGGAGATCATGAAAATTCTCGTACCATTAAAGGCGCTCCTCTTGAATCACTTTTTGGCCAGTTCTGTCTGCATTCTCTCTGGTTTGGTGATTGCAATATAAGGG CTATTGCGGCATTCTGGATAGAGTTTGTCCGAGAAGTTCGGTGGTGTTGGGAAGAGTCACAGCCATTACCTAGAATGCAAGCCAGTGGTGTAGTCGACCTATCTACATGTTTAATTAACCAGAAATTACACATG CTTTCAATTTGCATTGATAAAAAGCGTCAGTTGAATCAAGAGTGTCCAAAGGCAGGCGAaaacaattttttcctttccgCTCATGTTAAG GGAGACTCTCAGATCCAGAGTGACATATCTTCTGAAGATGGAGATACTGAGGCTTCTTTTTTTGAATGTGACAG TCTGTCAACACCAGATCATCCAAATGATCCTGAAAGTGATATTTCTAGTTTTGTACATTCTGATGCTGTGAAGTTAGGTGATCCAATTCCAAAGCATTCGGCATGTATCAGGAGGGGATCGGCTGGTATTGTGGGGTCTATGATGCTTCTGAAATCTTACCAGAACATGCATGCTCCATTTACACAG gatCCACCACTTATGACTGAAGACATGCATGAAGAACGTCTCCACGCCGTTGAGGCCCTTGGTGAATCTTTT AGATTTTCTGCCCAACTAGAGAAAGACATATTGTCATCAG ATATGTCTGCTTTTAAAGCAGCAAATCCCGATGCTGTGTTTGAAGATTTCATTCGATGGCATTCACCCAGAGACTGGGAGAATGATGATAATATGGAGAAGGTAGAATCTAACACCAATGCAGTAGTAGAGTCAACAAACGATTGGCCACCTCGTGGAAAACTTTCAGAAAGAATGTCCGAGCATGGGAATTCATGGAGAAAGATTTGGAATGAGGCACCTCCATTGCCAGCTTCTGACCAGAAGCCCCTTCTGGATCCAaatcaagaaggagaaaag GTTCTTCATTATTTGGAAACATTGCGTCCATATGAATTGTTGGGACAAATGGTTTCTACTGCTTTTAAAGCAGCAGCTGACACACTAAACAGAACGTCATTTGGAGGCCTAAAGCAGCTGACCACCAGAATTGGACAACTTTACCTCACTATGGCAGCCACTCTCAGATGCTTGCAAA AAAATAGCCTTTCTGTTGGCACTGAAGATATTGAAGACCTGAAGCGACTCTGTGCAATTTTTGGACATGTTGAGAGTTTGATAACACTTGCTGCATCTCTTCATCAGAAGTTCTTGCAAGCACCACGTCTATCAGAATCCATTTTCAATGACTACTACAACTTCTATCTACCAAAAATGGGAACAGTATCAATTGGTGGTGATGAGAAGAAG GATTTCGATAAGAAACAAGAAGTTAGGCAACAAGAAAGAGAGGTAGTTGCAAGCATGTTCACTCCACCTACTGTGAATCAATCATGGAGGAAAGTCTTAAGCATGGGAAATCTTCTAAATGGCCATGAACCAACATTGCGAGAGATCATATTTTCCAAACGTGATCACCTTAGCGAAAATTACTATGCTAGTCATGCACCAAGGGGTTACCAACAAGAACTAGAAACATACAGAATGTACATATGCGGAACCTCAAATGATCTGAGTGTGGCACTAGCAGTTGCCTCTTGTGACTAG
- the LOC125873043 gene encoding uncharacterized protein LOC125873043 isoform X2: MASTSKMSSSVEDDDLQEEFEHFDDFTLASSWERFISEIEAVCRQWLADGTKNLLRKGAISLNIAEGLYKVKTDLKYAMKSYCMEYYFGTHNDVGRGNGNDWSCELHNLQLSFGVNEFLVIAPQSASGVVLDGPEASKLLSAVAIALSNCSGFWPAFVPVHDPSRKAYIGIQNMGTLFTRRFEADRIGSQVPVKLMHLEGLYELFVSKFAFSNMDLSMHLFQVNLKMKMTYRTLPYSEDDDVQESEGGFTESGESPKSNHQSRTQWDDNCPWSEWYSAEDPLRGFELLTVWSEKAIESSLEMAELENVSPLEAEKWLISPCLSEILSDGCGGKRIGFASQLLLLIDALHMSLDAKFVEDFISENPGPENLKSTAVIPPPTVLDRVLKDLFHEVGALQLDFAEGDHENSRTIKGAPLESLFGQFCLHSLWFGDCNIRAIAAFWIEFVREVRWCWEESQPLPRMQASGVVDLSTCLINQKLHMLSICIDKKRQLNQECPKAGENNFFLSAHVKGDSQIQSDISSEDGDTEASFFECDSLSTPDHPNDPESDISSFVHSDAVKLGDPIPKHSACIRRGSAGIVGSMMLLKSYQNMHAPFTQDPPLMTEDMHEERLHAVEALGESFRFSAQLEKDILSSDMSAFKAANPDAVFEDFIRWHSPRDWENDDNMEKVESNTNAVVESTNDWPPRGKLSERMSEHGNSWRKIWNEAPPLPASDQKPLLDPNQEGEKVLHYLETLRPYELLGQMVSTAFKAAADTLNRTSFGGLKQLTTRIGQLYLTMAATLRCLQKNSLSVGTEDIEDLKRLCAIFGHVESLITLAASLHQKFLQAPRLSESIFNDYYNFYLPKMGTVSIGGDEKKDFDKKQEVRQQEREVVASMFTPPTVNQSWRKVLSMGNLLNGHEPTLREIIFSKRDHLSENYYASHAPRGYQQELETYRMYICGTSNDLSVALAVASCD; the protein is encoded by the exons ATGGCGTCAACTAGCAAAATGTCTAGCTCCGTTGAGGATGACGATCTACAAGAGGAG TTTGAACATTTTGATGATTTTACCCTGGCTTCTTCATGGGAAAG GTTCATATCCGAGATAGAGGCAGTTTGCCGGCAGTGGTTGGCTGATGGCACCAAGAATTTGTTg AGAAAGGGTGCTATCAGTTTGAATATCGCTGAGGGCCTATATAAGGTCAAAACTGACCTGAAGTATGCGATGAAAAGCTATTGCATGGAGTACTATTTTGGAACACACAATGATG TTGGTCGAGGAAACGGAAATGACTGGAGTTGTGAATTGCATAATCTGCAACTGTCTTTTGGAGTGAATGAGTTCCTG GTGATTGCTCCTCAAAGTGCCAGTGGCGTGGTTCTTGATGGACCGGAGGCCAGCAAACTTCTAAGTGCAGTTGCTATTGCATTGTCAAATTGTTCGGG TTTTTGGCCGGCATTTGTTCCAGTGCATGATCCTTCTCGGAAAGCATACATTGGCATCCAGAACATGGGAACCCTCTTCACTAGACGGTTTGAAGCTGATCGTATAGGTAGCCAGGTGCCAGTGAAGCTTATGCATTTGGAGGGATTGTATGAGCTATTTGTTTCTAAATTT GCTTTCTCCAATATGGACCTATCCATGCATCTTTTCCAAGTAAATCTCAAGATGAAGATGACCTATCGTACACTTCCCTACAGTGAGGATGATGATGTACAAGAATCTGAGGGAGGTTTTACCGAATCTGGGGAGAGTCCCAAAAGCAACCATCAGAGTAGAACACAGTGGGATGATAATTGTCCTTGGAGTGAGTGGTACTCTGCTGAGGACCCATTAAGAG GGTTTGAGCTGCTTACAGTATGGTCAGAGAAAGCGATAGAGAGTTCACTTGAAATGGCTGAGCTGGAAAATGTGTCACCTCTTGAGGCTGAGAAGTGGTTAATATCTCCATGTTTATCTGAGATTCT AAGTGATGGTTGTGGCGGAAAGAGAATTGGATTCGCATCACAGTTGCTGCTCTTAATTGACGCTTTGCATATGTCACTGGACGCTAAATTTGTGGAAGATTTTATTTCAG AGAACCCCGGACCTGAGAATTTGAAGTCTACTGCAGTTATACCTCCCCCAACTGTCCTTGATCGAGTTCTTAAAGACCTCTTTCATGAAG TTGGTGCCCTGCAACTTGATTTTGCTGAAGGAGATCATGAAAATTCTCGTACCATTAAAGGCGCTCCTCTTGAATCACTTTTTGGCCAGTTCTGTCTGCATTCTCTCTGGTTTGGTGATTGCAATATAAGGG CTATTGCGGCATTCTGGATAGAGTTTGTCCGAGAAGTTCGGTGGTGTTGGGAAGAGTCACAGCCATTACCTAGAATGCAAGCCAGTGGTGTAGTCGACCTATCTACATGTTTAATTAACCAGAAATTACACATG CTTTCAATTTGCATTGATAAAAAGCGTCAGTTGAATCAAGAGTGTCCAAAGGCAGGCGAaaacaattttttcctttccgCTCATGTTAAG GGAGACTCTCAGATCCAGAGTGACATATCTTCTGAAGATGGAGATACTGAGGCTTCTTTTTTTGAATGTGACAG TCTGTCAACACCAGATCATCCAAATGATCCTGAAAGTGATATTTCTAGTTTTGTACATTCTGATGCTGTGAAGTTAGGTGATCCAATTCCAAAGCATTCGGCATGTATCAGGAGGGGATCGGCTGGTATTGTGGGGTCTATGATGCTTCTGAAATCTTACCAGAACATGCATGCTCCATTTACACAG gatCCACCACTTATGACTGAAGACATGCATGAAGAACGTCTCCACGCCGTTGAGGCCCTTGGTGAATCTTTT AGATTTTCTGCCCAACTAGAGAAAGACATATTGTCATCAG ATATGTCTGCTTTTAAAGCAGCAAATCCCGATGCTGTGTTTGAAGATTTCATTCGATGGCATTCACCCAGAGACTGGGAGAATGATGATAATATGGAGAAGGTAGAATCTAACACCAATGCAGTAGTAGAGTCAACAAACGATTGGCCACCTCGTGGAAAACTTTCAGAAAGAATGTCCGAGCATGGGAATTCATGGAGAAAGATTTGGAATGAGGCACCTCCATTGCCAGCTTCTGACCAGAAGCCCCTTCTGGATCCAaatcaagaaggagaaaag GTTCTTCATTATTTGGAAACATTGCGTCCATATGAATTGTTGGGACAAATGGTTTCTACTGCTTTTAAAGCAGCAGCTGACACACTAAACAGAACGTCATTTGGAGGCCTAAAGCAGCTGACCACCAGAATTGGACAACTTTACCTCACTATGGCAGCCACTCTCAGATGCTTGCAAA AAAATAGCCTTTCTGTTGGCACTGAAGATATTGAAGACCTGAAGCGACTCTGTGCAATTTTTGGACATGTTGAGAGTTTGATAACACTTGCTGCATCTCTTCATCAGAAGTTCTTGCAAGCACCACGTCTATCAGAATCCATTTTCAATGACTACTACAACTTCTATCTACCAAAAATGGGAACAGTATCAATTGGTGGTGATGAGAAGAAG GATTTCGATAAGAAACAAGAAGTTAGGCAACAAGAAAGAGAGGTAGTTGCAAGCATGTTCACTCCACCTACTGTGAATCAATCATGGAGGAAAGTCTTAAGCATGGGAAATCTTCTAAATGGCCATGAACCAACATTGCGAGAGATCATATTTTCCAAACGTGATCACCTTAGCGAAAATTACTATGCTAGTCATGCACCAAGGGGTTACCAACAAGAACTAGAAACATACAGAATGTACATATGCGGAACCTCAAATGATCTGAGTGTGGCACTAGCAGTTGCCTCTTGTGACTAG
- the LOC125873043 gene encoding uncharacterized protein LOC125873043 isoform X3 produces the protein MASTSKMSSSVEDDDLQEEFEHFDDFTLASSWERFISEIEAVCRQWLADGTKNLLRKGAISLNIAEGLYKVKTDLKYAMKSYCMEYYFGTHNDVGRGNGNDWSCELHNLQLSFGVNEFLVIAPQSASGVVLDGPEASKLLSAVAIALSNCSGFWPAFVPVHDPSRKAYIGIQNMGTLFTRRFEADRIGSQVPVKLMHLEGLYELFVSKFAFSNMDLSMHLFQVNLKMKMTYRTLPYSEDDDVQESEGGFTESGESPKSNHQSRTQWDDNCPWSEWYSAEDPLRGFELLTVWSEKAIESSLEMAELENVSPLEAEKWLISPCLSEILSDGCGGKRIGFASQLLLLIDALHMSLDAKFVEDFISVENPGPENLKSTAVIPPPTVLDRVLKDLFHEVGALQLDFAEGDHENSRTIKGAPLESLFGQFCLHSLWFGDCNIRAIAAFWIEFVREVRWCWEESQPLPRMQASGVVDLSTCLINQKLHMLSICIDKKRQLNQECPKGDSQIQSDISSEDGDTEASFFECDSLSTPDHPNDPESDISSFVHSDAVKLGDPIPKHSACIRRGSAGIVGSMMLLKSYQNMHAPFTQDPPLMTEDMHEERLHAVEALGESFRFSAQLEKDILSSDMSAFKAANPDAVFEDFIRWHSPRDWENDDNMEKVESNTNAVVESTNDWPPRGKLSERMSEHGNSWRKIWNEAPPLPASDQKPLLDPNQEGEKVLHYLETLRPYELLGQMVSTAFKAAADTLNRTSFGGLKQLTTRIGQLYLTMAATLRCLQKNSLSVGTEDIEDLKRLCAIFGHVESLITLAASLHQKFLQAPRLSESIFNDYYNFYLPKMGTVSIGGDEKKDFDKKQEVRQQEREVVASMFTPPTVNQSWRKVLSMGNLLNGHEPTLREIIFSKRDHLSENYYASHAPRGYQQELETYRMYICGTSNDLSVALAVASCD, from the exons ATGGCGTCAACTAGCAAAATGTCTAGCTCCGTTGAGGATGACGATCTACAAGAGGAG TTTGAACATTTTGATGATTTTACCCTGGCTTCTTCATGGGAAAG GTTCATATCCGAGATAGAGGCAGTTTGCCGGCAGTGGTTGGCTGATGGCACCAAGAATTTGTTg AGAAAGGGTGCTATCAGTTTGAATATCGCTGAGGGCCTATATAAGGTCAAAACTGACCTGAAGTATGCGATGAAAAGCTATTGCATGGAGTACTATTTTGGAACACACAATGATG TTGGTCGAGGAAACGGAAATGACTGGAGTTGTGAATTGCATAATCTGCAACTGTCTTTTGGAGTGAATGAGTTCCTG GTGATTGCTCCTCAAAGTGCCAGTGGCGTGGTTCTTGATGGACCGGAGGCCAGCAAACTTCTAAGTGCAGTTGCTATTGCATTGTCAAATTGTTCGGG TTTTTGGCCGGCATTTGTTCCAGTGCATGATCCTTCTCGGAAAGCATACATTGGCATCCAGAACATGGGAACCCTCTTCACTAGACGGTTTGAAGCTGATCGTATAGGTAGCCAGGTGCCAGTGAAGCTTATGCATTTGGAGGGATTGTATGAGCTATTTGTTTCTAAATTT GCTTTCTCCAATATGGACCTATCCATGCATCTTTTCCAAGTAAATCTCAAGATGAAGATGACCTATCGTACACTTCCCTACAGTGAGGATGATGATGTACAAGAATCTGAGGGAGGTTTTACCGAATCTGGGGAGAGTCCCAAAAGCAACCATCAGAGTAGAACACAGTGGGATGATAATTGTCCTTGGAGTGAGTGGTACTCTGCTGAGGACCCATTAAGAG GGTTTGAGCTGCTTACAGTATGGTCAGAGAAAGCGATAGAGAGTTCACTTGAAATGGCTGAGCTGGAAAATGTGTCACCTCTTGAGGCTGAGAAGTGGTTAATATCTCCATGTTTATCTGAGATTCT AAGTGATGGTTGTGGCGGAAAGAGAATTGGATTCGCATCACAGTTGCTGCTCTTAATTGACGCTTTGCATATGTCACTGGACGCTAAATTTGTGGAAGATTTTATTTCAG TAGAGAACCCCGGACCTGAGAATTTGAAGTCTACTGCAGTTATACCTCCCCCAACTGTCCTTGATCGAGTTCTTAAAGACCTCTTTCATGAAG TTGGTGCCCTGCAACTTGATTTTGCTGAAGGAGATCATGAAAATTCTCGTACCATTAAAGGCGCTCCTCTTGAATCACTTTTTGGCCAGTTCTGTCTGCATTCTCTCTGGTTTGGTGATTGCAATATAAGGG CTATTGCGGCATTCTGGATAGAGTTTGTCCGAGAAGTTCGGTGGTGTTGGGAAGAGTCACAGCCATTACCTAGAATGCAAGCCAGTGGTGTAGTCGACCTATCTACATGTTTAATTAACCAGAAATTACACATG CTTTCAATTTGCATTGATAAAAAGCGTCAGTTGAATCAAGAGTGTCCAAAG GGAGACTCTCAGATCCAGAGTGACATATCTTCTGAAGATGGAGATACTGAGGCTTCTTTTTTTGAATGTGACAG TCTGTCAACACCAGATCATCCAAATGATCCTGAAAGTGATATTTCTAGTTTTGTACATTCTGATGCTGTGAAGTTAGGTGATCCAATTCCAAAGCATTCGGCATGTATCAGGAGGGGATCGGCTGGTATTGTGGGGTCTATGATGCTTCTGAAATCTTACCAGAACATGCATGCTCCATTTACACAG gatCCACCACTTATGACTGAAGACATGCATGAAGAACGTCTCCACGCCGTTGAGGCCCTTGGTGAATCTTTT AGATTTTCTGCCCAACTAGAGAAAGACATATTGTCATCAG ATATGTCTGCTTTTAAAGCAGCAAATCCCGATGCTGTGTTTGAAGATTTCATTCGATGGCATTCACCCAGAGACTGGGAGAATGATGATAATATGGAGAAGGTAGAATCTAACACCAATGCAGTAGTAGAGTCAACAAACGATTGGCCACCTCGTGGAAAACTTTCAGAAAGAATGTCCGAGCATGGGAATTCATGGAGAAAGATTTGGAATGAGGCACCTCCATTGCCAGCTTCTGACCAGAAGCCCCTTCTGGATCCAaatcaagaaggagaaaag GTTCTTCATTATTTGGAAACATTGCGTCCATATGAATTGTTGGGACAAATGGTTTCTACTGCTTTTAAAGCAGCAGCTGACACACTAAACAGAACGTCATTTGGAGGCCTAAAGCAGCTGACCACCAGAATTGGACAACTTTACCTCACTATGGCAGCCACTCTCAGATGCTTGCAAA AAAATAGCCTTTCTGTTGGCACTGAAGATATTGAAGACCTGAAGCGACTCTGTGCAATTTTTGGACATGTTGAGAGTTTGATAACACTTGCTGCATCTCTTCATCAGAAGTTCTTGCAAGCACCACGTCTATCAGAATCCATTTTCAATGACTACTACAACTTCTATCTACCAAAAATGGGAACAGTATCAATTGGTGGTGATGAGAAGAAG GATTTCGATAAGAAACAAGAAGTTAGGCAACAAGAAAGAGAGGTAGTTGCAAGCATGTTCACTCCACCTACTGTGAATCAATCATGGAGGAAAGTCTTAAGCATGGGAAATCTTCTAAATGGCCATGAACCAACATTGCGAGAGATCATATTTTCCAAACGTGATCACCTTAGCGAAAATTACTATGCTAGTCATGCACCAAGGGGTTACCAACAAGAACTAGAAACATACAGAATGTACATATGCGGAACCTCAAATGATCTGAGTGTGGCACTAGCAGTTGCCTCTTGTGACTAG
- the LOC125873043 gene encoding uncharacterized protein LOC125873043 isoform X4 yields the protein MGTLFTRRFEADRIGSQVPVKLMHLEGLYELFVSKFAFSNMDLSMHLFQVNLKMKMTYRTLPYSEDDDVQESEGGFTESGESPKSNHQSRTQWDDNCPWSEWYSAEDPLRGFELLTVWSEKAIESSLEMAELENVSPLEAEKWLISPCLSEILSDGCGGKRIGFASQLLLLIDALHMSLDAKFVEDFISVENPGPENLKSTAVIPPPTVLDRVLKDLFHEVGALQLDFAEGDHENSRTIKGAPLESLFGQFCLHSLWFGDCNIRAIAAFWIEFVREVRWCWEESQPLPRMQASGVVDLSTCLINQKLHMLSICIDKKRQLNQECPKAGENNFFLSAHVKGDSQIQSDISSEDGDTEASFFECDSLSTPDHPNDPESDISSFVHSDAVKLGDPIPKHSACIRRGSAGIVGSMMLLKSYQNMHAPFTQDPPLMTEDMHEERLHAVEALGESFRFSAQLEKDILSSDMSAFKAANPDAVFEDFIRWHSPRDWENDDNMEKVESNTNAVVESTNDWPPRGKLSERMSEHGNSWRKIWNEAPPLPASDQKPLLDPNQEGEKVLHYLETLRPYELLGQMVSTAFKAAADTLNRTSFGGLKQLTTRIGQLYLTMAATLRCLQKNSLSVGTEDIEDLKRLCAIFGHVESLITLAASLHQKFLQAPRLSESIFNDYYNFYLPKMGTVSIGGDEKKDFDKKQEVRQQEREVVASMFTPPTVNQSWRKVLSMGNLLNGHEPTLREIIFSKRDHLSENYYASHAPRGYQQELETYRMYICGTSNDLSVALAVASCD from the exons ATGGGAACCCTCTTCACTAGACGGTTTGAAGCTGATCGTATAGGTAGCCAGGTGCCAGTGAAGCTTATGCATTTGGAGGGATTGTATGAGCTATTTGTTTCTAAATTT GCTTTCTCCAATATGGACCTATCCATGCATCTTTTCCAAGTAAATCTCAAGATGAAGATGACCTATCGTACACTTCCCTACAGTGAGGATGATGATGTACAAGAATCTGAGGGAGGTTTTACCGAATCTGGGGAGAGTCCCAAAAGCAACCATCAGAGTAGAACACAGTGGGATGATAATTGTCCTTGGAGTGAGTGGTACTCTGCTGAGGACCCATTAAGAG GGTTTGAGCTGCTTACAGTATGGTCAGAGAAAGCGATAGAGAGTTCACTTGAAATGGCTGAGCTGGAAAATGTGTCACCTCTTGAGGCTGAGAAGTGGTTAATATCTCCATGTTTATCTGAGATTCT AAGTGATGGTTGTGGCGGAAAGAGAATTGGATTCGCATCACAGTTGCTGCTCTTAATTGACGCTTTGCATATGTCACTGGACGCTAAATTTGTGGAAGATTTTATTTCAG TAGAGAACCCCGGACCTGAGAATTTGAAGTCTACTGCAGTTATACCTCCCCCAACTGTCCTTGATCGAGTTCTTAAAGACCTCTTTCATGAAG TTGGTGCCCTGCAACTTGATTTTGCTGAAGGAGATCATGAAAATTCTCGTACCATTAAAGGCGCTCCTCTTGAATCACTTTTTGGCCAGTTCTGTCTGCATTCTCTCTGGTTTGGTGATTGCAATATAAGGG CTATTGCGGCATTCTGGATAGAGTTTGTCCGAGAAGTTCGGTGGTGTTGGGAAGAGTCACAGCCATTACCTAGAATGCAAGCCAGTGGTGTAGTCGACCTATCTACATGTTTAATTAACCAGAAATTACACATG CTTTCAATTTGCATTGATAAAAAGCGTCAGTTGAATCAAGAGTGTCCAAAGGCAGGCGAaaacaattttttcctttccgCTCATGTTAAG GGAGACTCTCAGATCCAGAGTGACATATCTTCTGAAGATGGAGATACTGAGGCTTCTTTTTTTGAATGTGACAG TCTGTCAACACCAGATCATCCAAATGATCCTGAAAGTGATATTTCTAGTTTTGTACATTCTGATGCTGTGAAGTTAGGTGATCCAATTCCAAAGCATTCGGCATGTATCAGGAGGGGATCGGCTGGTATTGTGGGGTCTATGATGCTTCTGAAATCTTACCAGAACATGCATGCTCCATTTACACAG gatCCACCACTTATGACTGAAGACATGCATGAAGAACGTCTCCACGCCGTTGAGGCCCTTGGTGAATCTTTT AGATTTTCTGCCCAACTAGAGAAAGACATATTGTCATCAG ATATGTCTGCTTTTAAAGCAGCAAATCCCGATGCTGTGTTTGAAGATTTCATTCGATGGCATTCACCCAGAGACTGGGAGAATGATGATAATATGGAGAAGGTAGAATCTAACACCAATGCAGTAGTAGAGTCAACAAACGATTGGCCACCTCGTGGAAAACTTTCAGAAAGAATGTCCGAGCATGGGAATTCATGGAGAAAGATTTGGAATGAGGCACCTCCATTGCCAGCTTCTGACCAGAAGCCCCTTCTGGATCCAaatcaagaaggagaaaag GTTCTTCATTATTTGGAAACATTGCGTCCATATGAATTGTTGGGACAAATGGTTTCTACTGCTTTTAAAGCAGCAGCTGACACACTAAACAGAACGTCATTTGGAGGCCTAAAGCAGCTGACCACCAGAATTGGACAACTTTACCTCACTATGGCAGCCACTCTCAGATGCTTGCAAA AAAATAGCCTTTCTGTTGGCACTGAAGATATTGAAGACCTGAAGCGACTCTGTGCAATTTTTGGACATGTTGAGAGTTTGATAACACTTGCTGCATCTCTTCATCAGAAGTTCTTGCAAGCACCACGTCTATCAGAATCCATTTTCAATGACTACTACAACTTCTATCTACCAAAAATGGGAACAGTATCAATTGGTGGTGATGAGAAGAAG GATTTCGATAAGAAACAAGAAGTTAGGCAACAAGAAAGAGAGGTAGTTGCAAGCATGTTCACTCCACCTACTGTGAATCAATCATGGAGGAAAGTCTTAAGCATGGGAAATCTTCTAAATGGCCATGAACCAACATTGCGAGAGATCATATTTTCCAAACGTGATCACCTTAGCGAAAATTACTATGCTAGTCATGCACCAAGGGGTTACCAACAAGAACTAGAAACATACAGAATGTACATATGCGGAACCTCAAATGATCTGAGTGTGGCACTAGCAGTTGCCTCTTGTGACTAG